The Thermus antranikianii DSM 12462 DNA segment GCGCTTCGGTACCGCCCAGGGGGGAGAGGAGGCTACCTTTTATGGGCTTTCCGGCCTGGGGGATCTCCTGGCCACCGCCTATAGCCTCCACTCCCGAAACCGGGGGGCGGGGGAGAGGCTGGTGCGGGGGGAGGCTTTGGAGCGCCTCGAGGACCGGGGGGTGGTGGAGGGGCTTTATGCGGTCAAGGCCCTCATGGCCTGGCGGGAGCGAACTGGGCTTGAGCTTCCCATCGCCGAGGCGGTGTACCAGGTGGTCTACGAGGGGCTGGATCCCTTGAAGGCCCTTTCCGCCCTCATGGCCCGGGAGCCCAAGGCGGAGTAGCTGGCTGGGACCGCCCTGCCTGGCCTTGGGACCCTGGAGAATCCCTTTCCCAAGCTTCCTTATTGGTCTGGCTGAGGTCGGGGCTGGGCGAAAAACCGTAGAATGGAATTGGGAATGTTAGCCCCCAAGCTTCCTAAAGCTCTGGAAGCCTACCTGGAGGAGGAGGCCCAGTCTCCGGTGAAGCGGGAGTACTTGCGGGGGCGCCTTTACGCCATGGCGGGGGCCAGCGCCCTCCATAACCGGGTGGCCCTCAACATCGCCGCCCGGTTTCTGGAGGCGGCCAGGCCCAGGGGGTGCCGGGTGTACATGAGCGACATGAAGCTACGGATCCGGGATGAAGCCGTCTACTACCCCGACGTGATGGTGGTGTGCCAACCCGGGCCTCCCCACCCTTACTACGAGGAGGCTCCTTGCGCCGTGGTGGAGGTTCTTTCGCCCGCCACCGAGGTGCAGGACCGCCGGGAAAAACGGGCCCTTTATGAAACCCTGGACAGCTTGGAGGTCTACCTTCTGGTGGACCCCGAGGCCCGCCGCTTCACCCTTTACCGCAGGACCCCCGAGGGCTTTGCGGAGGAGGAAGGGGAAGAGGCCTTGATCCCCTGCCTGGACCTCGTGTTGCGGGCCGAGGAGGCCTTCCGCCTTTAGAGCACCTCGGCCAGAAAGCCCAGAAGGGCCGTGCGGAAGGCCTTGGGGTTTTCCAGGTTGGCCAGGTGCCCGGCCTCGGGAAGGATGAGCAGGCGGGCGTCGGGCAGGGCCCTGGCCATCCGCTTGGCCTCCTCCGGGGGGGTTAGGGTGTCCTCCTCCCCCACCAGGACCAGGGCCGGGCGGCGCATCCCGGGAAGCAGGGGGGTGGAGTCGGGCCGTTCCGCCAGGGCCAGGAGGCTTCCTGCCACCGCCTCGGGGCTGGCCTCCAGGATGAGGGCTTTGGCCCTTGCCACCACCTCGGGCTTCTCCTCCTGCGTGGTCTTGCCCAGGTGGTTTGGGAGAAGGGCCTCGGGCAGGAAGCCCACCCCTTCCGCCAGAACCCTTTCCCTTAGGGCATAGCGGTTTTTCCGGCCCTCCTCGGTGTCGGCCCCCGCGCGGGTATCCGCCAGCACCAGGCCCAGGAAGCGCTCGGGGGCCCTGCGCCAAAGTTCGAAGATGAGGTAGCCCCCCATGGAAAGCCCCACGAAGACGGCCTCCTCGAGGCCCGCCTCATCCATCTCCCCCAGCACCTTATCCGCTGCCTGGGAAAGGGATAGCCCTAAGTAATGGGGGGCCAGGACGGGAAGCCGCCCCCGAAAGTAGCCCATCTCCTCCTCCCACATCCGGGGGTTGTAGGGGAAAGCGTGCAGGAACACCACGCCTCGCATCTAGGCCTCCTTCACGGATTCCCCCTCGAGGCCCAAGGCCTTGAGCCGGGCGATGAGGCTTGGGTCTTCCACCACCACGTAGTTGCGCCCATCCTGGCTCTCCGCCCTAAGGAGCCCAGCCTTGGCAGCCTCCTTCCAGGCCTCCATGAGGTCGGGGTACTGGACCAGCAAGGGGGTCACCTTGTGGGCGGGGTAACGCCTCACCGCAGGGCCTCCTCGAGGGCGTGCCAGGCCAAGGTGGCGCACTTCACCCGGGCGGGGAGCTTGGCCACCCCCTGAAGGGCCAGGAGATCCCCAAGGGCCGGGTCGGGGGGGGCTCCTTCCACCACCATGGCCTGGAACTTCCTGGAAAGCTCCAGGGCCTCCGCCACCTTCTTCCCCTTCACCAGCTCGGTCATCATGGAGGCGCTTGCGGTGCTGATGGCGCACCCTTGACCCTGGAAGCGGATGTCGGCGATGGTATCCCCTTCCAGCCGCACCATCACCTCCACCTGGTCCCCACAGGAAGGGTTCATGCCCCCGGCGGTCTTGGTGGCCTGGGGCAGGACCCCGAAGTTTTTGGGGTTCTGGTAGTGCTTGAGGATGATCTCCCGGTAAAGCTCGTCAAGGACGCTCATGGATTCCCCCATTATAGCCAGGCCCGGTACCGGGTGTGGATGCGAAGGAGGGCTTCCACGAAGCGGTCCACCTCCTCGAAGGTGTTGTAGAGGTAGAAGCTCGCCCGGGCCGTGGCGGCCAGGCCCAGCTTCCGGTGCAGGGGTTGGGCGCAGTGGTGCCCTGCCCTTACCGCGATCCCCTCCTGGTCCAGGAAGGTGGCCAGGTCATGGGGGTGGAGGCGGCCTAAGGTGAAGGGGATGACTCCGCCCCGATCCTCCCCCTTGGGACCGTACACCTTGAGGTCCGGCACCTCCGCAAGGCGCTTTAGGGCATATTCCAAAAGGGCCCGGTCATGGGCATAGACCCGCTCCATGCCGATCTCCATCAGGTAGCTGGCCGCTTCTCCCAAGGCGATGGCCTCGGCGATGGGGGGAGTGCCGGCTTCAAAGCGTTGGGGAGGGGGAGCGTAGGTGGAGCGGTCCACGTGGACTTCCCGGATCATCTCCCCTCCTCCCAGGAAGGGCATCATCCCCTCCAGGACCTCGTACCGTCCAAAGAGCACCCCGGCCCCTGTGGGCCCCAGCATCTTGTGGCCGGAGAGGGCAAAGAAGTCGGCTCCCAGGGCTTTCACGTCCACGGGCAGGTGGGGGGCGCTTTGCGCCCCGTCCACCACCACCAGGGCCCCCACCTCCTTGGCCCTCCTGGCGATCTCCGCCACGGGGTTGATGGTGCCCAGGACGTTGGACATGTGGACCACGGAAACCACCTTGACCCTTTCCGTGAGGAGGGTGTCCAGGGCGGAAAGGTCCAACCGGCCCTCCTCGGTGAGGGGGATGGCCTTGATCCGGGCTCCCTTGAGCCCCGCCACCAGGTGCCAGGGCACAAGCCCTGCGTGGTGCTCCATTTCCGTGACCAGGATCTCGTCGCCCTCCTTAAGGTTCCTTAAGCCCCAGGCGTAGGCCACCAGGTTCAGGGCCTCGGTGGTGTTGCGCACGAAGATGATCTCCCTTTCCTCGGCGTTGAGGAAGCGGGCCATGCGGCGCCTTGCTTCCTCGTAGGCCTCGGTGGCCGCCACGGAGAGGCGGTAAGCCCCGCGGTGGACGTTGGCGTTGAGCTCCTTGTAGTAGCGGTCCAAAGCCTCCAGGACCCGCTTGGGCTTCTGGCTGGTGGCGGCGGAGTCCAGGTAGACCAGATCCGGCCGCCCCGCGATCAAGGGGAAGTCCTCCCTTAGGGTGGTAAAGTCCATGCCTCCAGTCTAGCCCTAGGCGTCCAGGTGTGCCCGCCTTAGGAGAAGGGCGTTGAAGGCCACCACCACGGTGGAGAGGCTCATGAAGAGGGCACCGAGGGCCGGAGGGAAGAGGAAGCCGAAAGGGTAGGCCGCGCCCGCGGCCAGGGGCAGGGCGATGGCGTTGTACCCTGTGGCCCAGAAGAGGTTTTGGAGCATCTTCCTCCGTGTGGCCTGGGCCAGGTGGAGGAGGCGGACCACGTCCAGGGGATCGCTCTTGACCAGCACCACATCGGCGGATTCCATGGCCACATGGGTTCCCGCCCCGATGGCTACCCCAAGGTCCGCTTCCAGGAGGGCAGGGGCATCGTTGATGCCGTCCCCCACGAAGGCGGTGGGGCCTTGGGACCTTAGCTCCCGCACGATGCGGGCCTTGTCCTGGGGCAGGACCCGGGCGTGGTAGAGGGCGATACCCAGTTCCCCAGCCAGGGTTTTCGCCACCGCCTCGGCGTCCCCTGTGACCATAACGGGGGTGAGGCCCAGGGCTTTGAGGCGTTGGATGGCCTCCCGGGCCGAAGGGCGCGGGCGGTCGCGAAGAGCGAAAAGGGCGAGGAGGCGGGTTTCATCCATGAGGACCACGGCGCTTTCCCCCCGGGCCTCTACTTCCCTCAGGGCCTGGGCGAGGTAGGGGGGGAGGGAAAGGCCCAGTTCCTCGGCCCACTCCGGCCGGCCCACCCGGTAAAGCTGCCCATCTAGATACCCCTCCACCCCTTTGCCCGGCACGGCCTGCACCCTGGTGGGGGAGGGAAGAAGGGCCTCGGGGCCCAGGTGGGCCTTGGCGTGCTCGCGGATGGCCTCGGCCAGGGGGTGTTCAGAGAAGGCCTCGAGGGCCGCGGCCAAGGCCAGGGCCTTCCCTTCCTCGAGGCCCTCCGCATACACCCCCCGCACCTCGAACCGCCCCTCGGTGAGGGTCCCGGTCTTGTCCAGGGCCACATACCTTAGGCCCGTGGCCCGCTCAAAGGCTTCCCGGTTTCGGATGAGGATTCCCCTTTGGGCGGCCATGGCCGTGGCGTTGACCACCACCAAGGGTATGGCCAGGCCCAAGGCGTGGGGGCAGGCGATGACCACCACGGTCACCGCCCGCTCCAGGGCGAAGGACAAGGATGCGTCGGCTAGAAGCCAAAGGAAGAAGGTTGCGCTTCCCCCCAGCACCGCCAGGTAGAAAAGCCACCCCGCCGCCCGGTCGCCCAGGTCCTGGAAGCGGCTCCGGGAAGCCTGGGCTTCCTCCACCAGGCGCATGATCTGCCCCAGGGTGGTGGAGGTTCCGGTGCGGGTCACCCGGACCTGGATGGCCCCCTCCCCGTTTAACGCCCCGGCCAGGACCTCGTCCCCCACCCCCTTGGCCACGGGCCGGGACTCCCCGGTGAGGAAGGCCTCGTTCATGCTGGTGGCCCCTTCCACCACCACGCCGTCCGCGGGCACCTGCTCCCCCGGGCGGATGAGGATGAGGTCCCCCTCCCGGAGGGCGGTGGTGGGTACATCCTCGACCCGGCCATCAACCAGGCGGTGGGCCGTCTGGGGCATCAGTTTGGCCAAGGCTTTTAAAGCCTCGCCCGCTCCCAGGATGGCCTTCATCTCCAGGAAGTGGCCGAGGAGCATCACATCCACCAGGGTGGCCAGCTCCCACCAGAAGGGCTTCCCCTCGGTCAGGGGAGCCAGTTCCACGGCCAGGCTGTAGATATAGGCCACGCTGATCCCCAGGGCCACCAGGGTCATCATCCCCGGCCGCCTGCCCCCAAGCTCCCGGAGGGCCCCCTGGAGGAAGACGCCGCCGCCGTAGAGGTAGATCAGGGTTCCCAGGGGGAGGGGGATCCAGGAGGCTCCCTCCCAGGGGGGAAGGCCGAGGAGGCCCCGCACCTCCTCGGAGGCGTAGAGGACCGGCAGGGTGAGGAGAAGACAAACCAGGAAGCGGTCCCGGAACATCTCCGGGGTGTGGCCCGCATGCCGGTCATGGGCCTGGGAGGGGGAGGCGGGGGGAGGATGGGGATGGGGGTGGGGATGCATTAGACCACCTCCAGCACCCCCATCATGCCCCGGTCCTCGTGCTCCACGATGTGGCAGTGGAAGACGGTCTTCCCGGGAAGGTTCCTAAGGGGAACCAGAAGGCGCACCACCTCCTTGGCCTTCAGGTTGACCACGTCCTTGAGGGCGCGGTAAGGAAGGGGCTTGCCGTTCACCGAGAGAACCTGGAAGGGGTGGGTGTGGAGGTGGAAGGGGTGGTCCATGTCCCCTTGGTTGTCCACCTCCCAGACCTCGAGGTCCCCCGCCCGTCCCTGGAAGTCCACCCTGAGGTGATCAAAGGTTCGGCCGTTGATGAAGAACTTCCCGGCCATCATGTCCTCCGTGAAGGTGATGCGCCGGGTCACCCTGGCCTGGTTGGGGTTGAGGGCGGGCAGTTTGGCCAGGGCCTTGGGCAGGGGGAGGGGTTTGGGGCGGGGCGGAGCCACCAGGGTGAGGAGGGTTTGCGGGCCGCTGGGGCTCGTTCCCATGGACATTCCTCCGTGGCCCATGTGCTCCATCCCGCCCATCATGTGGATCCCTCGGTCGTAGGGCAGGGCGAGGAGGCGGAAAGCCCCTTCCTTCTGGAAGCGCACCAGGACCTCTGCCCGTTCCCCGGGGGCCAGGAGGAGTTCGGGGACCTCATAGGGTTCCTCCAGGAAGCCCCCGTCGCTGGCGATGAGGTAAAGGGGATGCCCTTCCAACTGGAGCCGGTAGTAGCGGGCGTTGCTGGCGTTCAGGAGGCGGAGGCGCAAGGTGGCCTTGCTGGCCCGCAAGGTGGGGCGGGAAGCCCCGTTGACCAGAAGAAGGTTGCCCTCCTTGCCGTTGATCCAGTCCATGGGGGTGTGGGCGGCGGGACGGCCCGATGCGAGCTCCAGGTCCTTGAGCACCAAAAGGTGCTCCTCGGCTTCCCGGAGCTCGGGAATCCCGTCCACGGGGCTTTCCACCACGATGGCCCCCGCCAGTCCGGCGAAAAGCTGGGGGGCCACCCGCCCGTGCAGGTGGGGATGGTACCAGAAGGTGCCTGCCAGGTCCTGGGGAACGGTGAAGGCGTAGCTCCAGGTTTCCTTGGGGGGGATTTCCAGGAAGGGATCGTCCACCTTAGGGGAGATGGGAAGCCCGTGCCAGTGCAGGTTCGTGGGCTCGGGGAGCAGGTTTTCCAGCTCGAGGCGCACGGCATCCCCCGGGCGCACCCTGAGGGTAGGCCCTGGGAAGCTGCCCCCGTAGGTCCAAAGCCGCGCTTCCCGTCCCGCCAGGGAAAGGGGGGTGGGGGCAACCTTCAGCCGCACCTGAAGAAGGCCGTCCCGGCTTTTGAGCACCGGGGGCTCGGGAAAGGAGGCCTGTCCCCTGGCCAGGGGGGAGAGGAGGAGGCCTGCGGTGAGCTTTAAAAGGGTTCGGCGATCCGTGTTCATACCTCCAGAGGGTAGGGGAGGTTTGTAAAGGAAGTATAAAGGTCCCTTTTGAACCCTCTAGAGTTTGGCCAGGGCTTTTTCTAGCCGGCTTCTAGCCTCTTCCACCACGGGTTTCAGGGCCTCCTGCTTTTCCGGAGGGAGGACCTGGAACATGCCCTTGGGGTCTTGGAGGAGGATTTCCACGCCTTCTCCGCCTTCCCTGAGCACGGCGTTGCAGGGGAGGAGGAGGCCGATGTCGGGCTCGGCCTCGAGGGCCTTGGCGGCCAGGTTCGGGTTGCAGGCTCCCAGGATCAGGTAAGGGGGCCTTTCCAGGCCCAGGCGGGCCTTTAGGGTGGCGGCCACGTCGATCTCCGTGAGGATGCCGAAGCCTTCCTCCTTCAAGGCGGCTTCCAGGCGGGCACGGGCCTCGGCCAGGCTGGTTTTCAGGGTTTTCCTTAAGTCCGTCATGGTACCCTCCCTACCTAAAGTGTAGCGGAACCTGAGAGAAAAGACCTTTAGTGAAAGTCGTATTGAGGAGTTTTGAGGGGTATAGGAAAGGCCCTGGGCCCTGCCCGGGGTAGCTGCCCCGGGCATGGGCCCTACCGGGGTCACTCTCCCAGGAAGAAGCCATGCCAAGTGTGGACCCAGACCTCCCCCGTGTAGGCGTTCACGGAAAGCATGCCCTCCACCTCCTTGCGCCCGAAGTCAAAGGTGTAGTACCCCGGGAAAGCCCCGGCTTCCATCACCTGGGCACCCGGGAGGTAACCTTTCAGGAAGGTCTCGGCCAGCTTCCTGGCTTCCGTCAAGGGGAAGCGGACAGGGGTCTGCACGGGCCCGCCCATCATGCCGTAACGGGTGTTCCACATCATGTTGGGGCCAGGTTCCGGGGAAACCACCCCCGTGTAGCGATCGGCGATGAGCTCAAAAAGCCCCTGTCCCTTCTCGTCCACCACCTGGGCGTAGTAGTTTTGGCTGAAGGCCATGAAGTCCTTAAGGCGTGCCCCCGGGTAGATGCGCTTGGCGTAGGCTTCCATCCGCGCTTTAGCTTCTTTCTGGGGAATGGGCTGGGCCTCCGGAGGGTAGACCGCCATCATGCCCATCATCCCGTAGCCGCCCATCATGCCGTAGCCCATCATCCCCGGGCCATACTGCGGGCCGTAGCCCATCATTCCCGGACCAAAACCCCCCATCATGCCTTGGGTGAGGGCGAGGCCTAAAAGCATAAGGGCCAGAACTCCTAAAGCCAAACCGTAGCGTTTCATGCTTCACCTCCCTTTTCCAGTTCCTTCCGCAACCTTCTGTAGGTTTCCTCGTCCAGCTCGCCCCTGGCGTACCGGAGGCGCAGGGCCTCCAGGGCCGCATCCTTTCTCGGCTCCCCGCTTCCCCGTTCCCAAGCCCGAAGGCCCAGGTACAGGAGAAGCCCCAAGAGGGCCAGCACCAGGAGCATGTTGAGAAGCCCGAAGAACCACCCGAAACCCATGCTGCCCCAACCCATCATGCCCACGGTTCACCTCCACCTATACCCTAGCCCGGTACTGTTAAGCTGGCGTAAAGGGCCTTTACCGGCACTTAACGTTCGTCCCTTAAGCTGATGGGTATGCGAAGAGAGCTCCTGGCGCTTGGTCTCGCTGTCCTGGGCCTGGTGGGGTTGGCCTTGGGAAGCGGGTTACTGGAGGAGGTTTCCCGAAGCCTTTACCGAACGGCCAACACCCTGTACGCTCTCCTGGCCCCCTGGGTGGATGGCCTGAGGCGGGAGGTGGGGGTCCCTTGGCTTTCCGCTTTCCTGCTTGGGGTCTTGGCGGCCTTTGCTCCCTGCCAGATCACCACCGGGGCCAGCGCCCTGGCCTATCTGGCTCCTTCCGCCCTCGAGGGAAGGGTCTGGCCCAGGTTTCTGGCCTTTCTCCTGGGGAAGGCCTTCACCTACCTGGTGCTCGCCGGGGTGGTTCTCTTCGTTTTGGGCGGGACCCTGGACAACCCCGGGGCCATCTTCCGCCCGGTGCGGCTGGCCCTTGGGCCCTTTATGGTCTTGGTGGGCCTGGGCCTTTTGGGGGTGGTGCGCTGGCCCCTGGCCTGGGCGGCGCCGGAGAGCTGGGTGGCCCGGGTGGGGGCGTGGGGTGGGCTTGTTGGGCCCTTGGCTTTGGGCGGGGTTTACGGCTTGGCCTTCTGCCCTACCCTCTTCTGGCTTTTCTTCGGGCTTCTCCTTCCCCTAGCCCTGGCCTCTCCCTTTGGGCTTCTCTTTCCCCTTCTCTTCGCCCTGGGGACGGGCTTTCCCCTGGGTTTCCTGCTCCTCCTTTTCGCCCGCATGGGCCGGGGCCAGGCCCTCAAGGGAATGCGCCTCGTGGGAAGCCGTCTTCTAAGGGGTGCAGGGGCGGTCTTCGTGGCCCTGGGGATGTTGGACACGGTGCTTTACTGGAACCTCTAGCATGGGAGGCAAGGGCATGAAGAGGGGCTTAAGGGCTCGGTTTTTCGCCGCCCTCCTTCCCGCCCTTTCCCGGGGGCACGTGGGCTTGAGCGAACCCTGGCGGAAGAAACTCCTGGGAAGCCTGGCGGGGAAGGTTTTGGAGATCGGCCCGGGGACAGGGGTTAACCTGGCCTATCTGCCGGATGGCGTCCACTGGATTGGCCTCGAGCCCAATCCCTACCTCCACCCCCACCTTAAGCGGGCCCTGAGCCTGAGGGGGCTTTCCGGCGAGGTTCTTTTAGGCCAGGCGGAGGCCATCCCCCTGCCGGAGGAAAGCGTGGAGGCCGTGGTGGCCACCTTGGTCCTTTGCTCGGTGGCGGATCCTAGGGCGACCTTGGCGGAGATCCTCAGGGTGTTGAAGCCCGGGGGGCGTTTGGTTTTTTTGGAACACGTGGCCGCTCCCCCGGGCTCTTCCCTGCGTCGATTCCAGGACCTCCTTTGCCCCTTATGGGGGTTTTTGGGGGACGGCTGCCATCCCAACCGGGAAACCCTAGCCCTTATTCGGGAAGCCGGGTTTGCCCGGGTGGAGGCGGAGGCCTTCGAACTGCCCCTTCCCCTGGTGGCCCCTCATGTGGCCGGGGTGGCCTGGAAGGGATAGCCCTCAGCGCCCCTGCCAGAGGGTGCCCCTTTCGTCCACCCAGGCCAGCCAACCCTCCTCCTGGGGATGGGCGGTGAGGGCCAACACCGCTCCCTGCCAGATCCTGCGCCACCCCGCTTCCGTCCGCTGCCAGAGGCCGAGCTTTCCTCCCAGGTACAGGGTGCCCGAAGGGGAGAGGGCCAGGGGTCCCGGGGCGGGGTCAGGGGAGGGAATGGGGCGGAAGCTTTCGCCCCCATCCTCGCTCAGGAAGAGCCCCCTTTCCATCAGGGAAGCCCAGAGGCGGCCCTTTTGGTCCACCAGGAAGAAGGCCATCCCCGCTTTGGGCAGGCCCCGGGCGGGAAGCTTTGCCCAGGTCTGCCCGCCGTCCCGGCTGCGGAAGTAGCCGTAGGTGGCCTCGAGGGTGTAGTGGACCTCAGGCTTCCTGGGATCGATGGCATAGGCGTGGAGGTCCAGGGCGGGAAGGCCCTTGGGCCTTAGGTCGCGGAAGCGCTTGAGATCCCGGCTTTCCGCAAGGATCCAGTGCCCGGCCGCGATAAGGCGCTTGCCATCCCAGGCCAGGTTCATGGCGTCCCAGTCCCGCCGCCGCACCAGGTCCTGGGGGGTGCTGTTTTTCCAGGCAACGATGCCGTCGTGGTGGCCCAGGAGCAAGGCTCCCGAGGGGTGCCACAAAAGGGCGTGAACGTCCCGCGTGGGCACCGGACCCAAGGGAGTTTGGGCCAGGGCGAGGCCGAGGAAGAGGGTAAAAAAGGTGAAAGGGCGCATGGCGTTCTACCGTGAGGCGAGGCGGAAGCCGGTAAGGCAGGTGGGGCTTTGGCTGAAGGTGGCTACGGAGCCGGTGGCCGCCAGGTTCCCCCAGCGGATCTCCAGGGTGTAGCGGCGGTTGCGGGGCAACCAGAGCTCAAAGAACCCGTCCTTCCCCGTTTTGACCTGGGTCTTGAGCACCTCCTTTTCCCCCTCCAGCACCCGAACCTCAAAGACCTCCTCCTGGAGCTCCCCCGTGCAGCTGGAGAAGTAGTGGACCTGGCAGGGATGGGTACGGCTCACGTAAGGGGCGATCGCCAGGAGGAAGCGGTCCTTGAGGGCCACCTGGGCTTTGCGGCCGTCCGGGAACTCGAAGAAGAAGGCCTCGGGAGTCACGTAGCTCACCACCCTTTGCCCTTCCTCCCGCCACCGCTTGGCCAGGGCCAGGGCCTCTTCGGGCTTCAGGCCTTTGAGGGCCTCGGGGGAGGGAGTCTGGGCCAGGCCTAAAGCCACGCCTAGGACAAGCGCCAGAAGCTTCTTCATGGTTCCCACCCTAAGCCTTTCCCATTAAGCCTGTGTAAAGGGGCAGGGTGAAGCGGAAAACGCTTCCCCGGCCCAGCTGGCTTTCCACCCAGATCCTTCCCCCCATGGCTTCTACCAGGCTCTTAGCGATGGTGAGGCCCACTCCGGTTCCCCCGTCCTGACGGCTGCGGGAGGGGTCTATGCGGTAGAAGCGCTCAAAGATGCGGGGAAGGTGTTCCTCGGGGATGCCGGGCCCTGTATCCTCCACGCTGAAGACCACTGCCTGGCCTGCCCTTTCCACTCCAAGGGTTACCCTTCCTCCCTCTGGGGTGTGGCGGAGGGCGTTGGAAAGCAGGTTGGCGAGCACCTGGAGGGTCCGTTCCGCATCGGCCCAGACCCGGGGGAGAAAGGAGGGAGCCGCCACCTCCAGGGCCACGCCCTTGGCCTGGAAGGCGGGGCGGAAGCGTTCCGCCGCCTGTTCCAGGAGGCCTTTGGGGTCCAGGGGCTCGGGGTGAAGCTCCACGGCCCCCGATTCCACCTGGGAAACCAGGGAGAGATCCCGGATCAGCCGGCTCATGGCCCGCACTTCCTGCTGGATCCTTTCCGCTGCCTTTTCGGGCTCCATGACCCCGTCCGCCAGGGCCTCGGCGTAGGCTTGCAGGGCGGACAGGGGAGTCCTAAGCTCGTGGGCCACGGTGCCGATGAGCTCCACCCGGCTTTGTTCCACCCGTTCCAGAGCCTCGGCCAGGCGGTTGAAGTGAAGGGCCACCTCGCCGAGCTCGTCCCGTTCCAGGGGGGGAAGGCGAACCCGGTACTCCCCTTGGGCCATGCGGCGGCTTCCCTCGGCCAGAAGCCTGGCGGTGCGGGAGAAGCGCAGGCTGGCGAAGGAGGCGGAGAGGGCGGCCCCGGCCACGGACAAGGGGAGGGCGGCAAGGAGGGCGGTGGTGAGGGTGGAGCGGAGGCCTTCCTCGAGGTCCCGCCTTAAGGCCTCGCCCATCATGAGCCCGCCCATCATGGATAGGGCGTGGTACATGCGCTCCACATGCCCCCGGTAGAAGGAGGGGGCCAGGGTCTCCGCCAGGAGGAAGAAGAGGAACAGGGCCAGGAGGGCCACCAGAAGGTGGCTGAGGAAGAGCTTAGCGAAGAGGCGCATCGGTTTCCCGGAAGCGGTACCCCACTCCCCGTACCGTTTCAATGAACCGGGGGTTTTCCGGATCGTCCATGAGCTTTTTTCTCAAAGCAGCGATGTGCACGTCCACCACCCGGTCTATGCCCGGGAAGTCCGGTCCCCACACCTTTTCCAAGAGCCTTTCCCGGGTAAAGACCATGCCCGGGTGCTGGGCCAGGGTGAGGAGGAGGTCAAACTCCAGCTGGGAAAGGGGAAGGGGCTTGCCCTCCAGGTAGGCCTGCCGTTCCTTGGGAAGAAGGCGCAAGGGGCCATAGCAGAGCTCCTCCTTGAGGCCGGCCCGCCTTAGGAGGGCCTTGACCCGGGCCACCACCTCCTTGGGGCTGAAGGGCTTGACCACGTAGTCGTCGGCCCCTAGCTCCAGCCCCTTAACCCTTTCCTCCTCCTCCCCCCTGGCGGTCAGCATGAGGATGGGAAGCTCGGGCCTTTCCCGGCGCACCTCCTCCAGGACCTTGAAGCCGTCCAGCTTGGGCAGCATGAGGTCCAGGATGACGAGATCGGCCCGGGGAAAAAGCTCCAGGGCCTTTTCCCCATCCTGTGCCTCCAGCACCTCAAACCCAGCCCCCCTCAGGTAGGCCCCTAGGACCTCGAGGAGGGCCGGGTCGTCGTCCACCAGGAGAACCCTCATGCGAGCTCACGCTTCATGCGCTCAAAGGTTTCCTTGTCGATCTCCCCCCGGGCGTACCGCTCCTTGAGGA contains these protein-coding regions:
- a CDS encoding sulfite exporter TauE/SafE family protein; translation: MGMRRELLALGLAVLGLVGLALGSGLLEEVSRSLYRTANTLYALLAPWVDGLRREVGVPWLSAFLLGVLAAFAPCQITTGASALAYLAPSALEGRVWPRFLAFLLGKAFTYLVLAGVVLFVLGGTLDNPGAIFRPVRLALGPFMVLVGLGLLGVVRWPLAWAAPESWVARVGAWGGLVGPLALGGVYGLAFCPTLFWLFFGLLLPLALASPFGLLFPLLFALGTGFPLGFLLLLFARMGRGQALKGMRLVGSRLLRGAGAVFVALGMLDTVLYWNL
- a CDS encoding class I SAM-dependent methyltransferase yields the protein MKRGLRARFFAALLPALSRGHVGLSEPWRKKLLGSLAGKVLEIGPGTGVNLAYLPDGVHWIGLEPNPYLHPHLKRALSLRGLSGEVLLGQAEAIPLPEESVEAVVATLVLCSVADPRATLAEILRVLKPGGRLVFLEHVAAPPGSSLRRFQDLLCPLWGFLGDGCHPNRETLALIREAGFARVEAEAFELPLPLVAPHVAGVAWKG
- a CDS encoding WD40/YVTN/BNR-like repeat-containing protein — its product is MRPFTFFTLFLGLALAQTPLGPVPTRDVHALLWHPSGALLLGHHDGIVAWKNSTPQDLVRRRDWDAMNLAWDGKRLIAAGHWILAESRDLKRFRDLRPKGLPALDLHAYAIDPRKPEVHYTLEATYGYFRSRDGGQTWAKLPARGLPKAGMAFFLVDQKGRLWASLMERGLFLSEDGGESFRPIPSPDPAPGPLALSPSGTLYLGGKLGLWQRTEAGWRRIWQGAVLALTAHPQEEGWLAWVDERGTLWQGR
- a CDS encoding CueP family metal-binding protein; translated protein: MKKLLALVLGVALGLAQTPSPEALKGLKPEEALALAKRWREEGQRVVSYVTPEAFFFEFPDGRKAQVALKDRFLLAIAPYVSRTHPCQVHYFSSCTGELQEEVFEVRVLEGEKEVLKTQVKTGKDGFFELWLPRNRRYTLEIRWGNLAATGSVATFSQSPTCLTGFRLASR
- a CDS encoding sensor histidine kinase; protein product: MRLFAKLFLSHLLVALLALFLFFLLAETLAPSFYRGHVERMYHALSMMGGLMMGEALRRDLEEGLRSTLTTALLAALPLSVAGAALSASFASLRFSRTARLLAEGSRRMAQGEYRVRLPPLERDELGEVALHFNRLAEALERVEQSRVELIGTVAHELRTPLSALQAYAEALADGVMEPEKAAERIQQEVRAMSRLIRDLSLVSQVESGAVELHPEPLDPKGLLEQAAERFRPAFQAKGVALEVAAPSFLPRVWADAERTLQVLANLLSNALRHTPEGGRVTLGVERAGQAVVFSVEDTGPGIPEEHLPRIFERFYRIDPSRSRQDGGTGVGLTIAKSLVEAMGGRIWVESQLGRGSVFRFTLPLYTGLMGKA
- a CDS encoding response regulator transcription factor; this translates as MRVLLVDDDPALLEVLGAYLRGAGFEVLEAQDGEKALELFPRADLVILDLMLPKLDGFKVLEEVRRERPELPILMLTARGEEEERVKGLELGADDYVVKPFSPKEVVARVKALLRRAGLKEELCYGPLRLLPKERQAYLEGKPLPLSQLEFDLLLTLAQHPGMVFTRERLLEKVWGPDFPGIDRVVDVHIAALRKKLMDDPENPRFIETVRGVGYRFRETDAPLR